In Mytilus edulis chromosome 8, xbMytEdul2.2, whole genome shotgun sequence, the genomic window tttatgttttttttaaatgtcgatgaaagaataatatatttgatattgGAGATAATCAATCACATTTTCCAATAGAAAAAAGCTCAATATTTGTTAAAGTATCGTACATGAATAAGTTGAACGCTATAAATCCAGGTTCAATTCACAATGTTCTGCATTTgagaatgtctgtaccaagtcaggaatatgactgtcatgactgttgttctccattcgtttgatgtattttatcatttgattttgccatttgattagcgactttccgttttgaatttttctcggagttcagtatttttgtattttactttttaattataaACAACGTCAAagcatttcaaaatttattattgtAGCATTAACATAGATATTAAAAGTGCTTAATGACTATTCTGTACAGTAACTTCATGAGACAGTACAACAAAAATGAtcaaaaatacattattttataagCAAGCAAAGCGTTTTGTAAATGGATCAGAAGAAAAATTATACTTAATGTTAGTTTAAGCTTTTATTTAGATTTCGTTCTTGgttttttaaatacaatgcagGAAATTCTTAATGTCATTTACCAATCAATCTAACATCGAAGAGCTACAATAGATGTGACTATTGTGTATTACTAATATTTTTCTTTCTGTATGATTACATTTAAATAGCATGGTAAAAACTTGTTTAATGCTTAGCTTAATGAATaattatttctattaaaaaaatatcaatgttttaAACAACAAACCATAGTAactaacacttttttttataaaaaaaaataaaatatcagttCGTGCAAgggacagcaaccaaacgacacataCATATAAAAAACAGAGAATACTAAACTCTATAGTTATATCGTAACATTTGAATACATTAAGTAGTTCTGTCATTGCAACGGTAAATTAACATTGAAGAAAAACAGAACTAACACCAAAGCAGTTACCATATACAGTGAACATTGGAccttcattgtgttattgtaattCAATTTCGAACCAACATGTAAAAGATAAATAATTGATATCTAAATGCCTAAACCTATATTCCTGACACATGTAGATAATTCTATGTATATCTTCAAGACACACTAggatttatttttataagaaaactaGTGTAAAAAAATTGTAAGGTGCCATTGCGTCTtacgaaagctctttttttttaatttttatatcctTTGCACAAATATGCTAGAAACAtaaaaaatgtctgtacaaatCAGAAATACCTTATTCTATTCGTTCCATATTAAAGACgatcgtttgattttgtcagaaTTTATGGatttcccccttttttaatttacctcGAGTTTAGTACTTTTACATTAATGTTTATCTAATGTTCCAAAAATGTTGCTGACTATCGCATACTCAAAGTGGtgtgttggtacatgtacaacaCTTAGCCTTTGATATTCCaggtatgaaaataaaaaatatgaaatatttccataatgaaaaaaaatatgattactaGTTAATTGTTTTCAATTGTTGATAGTGAATCACTATGTTCACAAAAAACTTAAGGTTGACAAACTGAATTTCTTATtaacacaattaaaaaagaaCTGGCTCCAGTTTGTTTTTATTCCAGATAgaaatttttacatttatcaGCCAAAACATTGAATCAATACTCACCCAAACCATCACTTCCTTAATTAATATTTCGGTATAGAAATTGTTTTTATAGATTTCCCtgaaaattttgtttgtttcaacaaaaattaatCGTCCTGTTAATGACGTTTCTAAAAACATTCCTTGATGATAAAGTAcaaatttagaaagaaaaactaacATAACAATTCAATCAATGTCACATTACCTCAGTAAAAGTGAGCATTCTCTAATATGGTAATATAAATgtcttgtttttgttattatttctttatctatttttctataattagaatatatattaataaatatttatcacaGCAAATGTCTACCAAGTTCCCTCTAATAATTTGTTTacacataaaatcattcaaagTATAAAAATTGGTCAACTACTTCCAGTAAGCTTGTACAACTCCTTTGTAAAGTAATGGTCCATCTTTGTGTAAAAACAATGCTGGCCACACTACAAAGGCTACTGTATTTCCACTCTTGACAAATTCTTTATAAGTGTTCTTATCAATTTGTGTTTCGGCTGGAACGTCTCCATCTAAATACATCACGGGGTCCTGTATTGCCATACTCCAACAGATATAGACACATTTTTCAAAGAAAGATGAACTCATCAATAGCCccataactttttcatttttatacttgTAGTTCCAGTCATCCATTACATTTTGGCAAAGAATCTAAAACAGTACATAGTACAACAATGTggattaaaaaaactaaatatcctAGTTTAATTTcgacaaaacaaaatcaattggAAGGtcgaatataaaaatgtttacctTTACACTTATTGCATATATATTCAATAATGAGTTAAAATAGGAATACCCGGAAAATCAGTATTATCATTCGTATGCGTACATACATCATcacaagaaaaaaattgaatgttataAAAGAACTATATATTTAGACGAAAAGTCAAAAAGTTAATGATATTTGAGATAAAATCATAAATTATTGATACTTTCTCAGAATGTGGTGACTTGTTAGAGAATGTTAATAGTGTGACATCAGCAAATATTGCTATATGCTGTTAGTAATTAAACAGTAAAACAATTTATGATGAAGATGTCAAtgatttatacaaaaatatttataatgtatgACAAGTATTAATTGGATTCATTATTTCTTGTAATACAAACGATTATTCCTAATCAACTAAAATCCAAAAGTGTCTGTACTTAATTTCTCTAGAATGAgaaaatattgttaaataaaggcaacaatagtataccgatgttcaaaactcataaatcgatagaaaaaaactaAACCGAGGGAAATGGagaggagaatgacgacacaacattaaaatgtaacacacacagaaacgtactaagcataagacaaaatccgatgagattaaccaatataaaatcaaaacaaaatacatgaagttgggatagaaaagtaccgtgacacgtcttaaaaaaataaatgtgtagatcaataattcaaaaattaaatttggtTGCAGCTTAAACACAACCATTAATACGTAGTCTGCGTTTGCTTAGAATTAGTCCAATGTGTCTTCAATGACAAAAGTTCAGTTATTTCAACTGCTCATTATGGTCGTATAAGATATCATAGACAAAAACAAGAATTCTCGTGATAATTACTTTATTAAAgaaatgaataaattataatGTGATCGAaggaaaaacaaattaataacaCTTAACTTTTTACCTTGTTTTCAAAGAGGAAGTTTGCAAAGTCCACCGATTTCGCTCTTCTAAACATTGATGCTTCTTTGCATACAGGCAAGCTGAGAATTTCTTCTTCCtgtttgaaaattacaaataatgTACATTAAAATAAACGAATGgagcaaaaagtaaaatacaaacatGGCGAACTCCGAGGataattcaaacaggaaagtccctaatcaaatgtcgaAATGAAAGGCTCACAAACttgcatcaaacgaatggatacaaacggacttggtacaggcattttctcatgtagcaAATGATGAATACATATTTGAAACCAATCATATAATCGCATTTTAAATAATAGTTGtataactttttttctttaataaatatctatttcaaaaaagaattttgaaataatttaaaagaccAGATACCTAATATGTTATATATTCTCTATGATTTAAAGTAACAacatttcataattatttttagCTTACCGAATCGATTGTTAAACACATTGTTTCTGCGAACGCCTTTccaagtgtttgaatttgttCGTCAGACTTTGCTAAGCATTCCTTGTAGCAGCACTGAAATTAATTGATATCAATAGTAATTATtatgtatcataaaaaaaatcacaaaaatactgaattacGGGGGAATATCAAAACGGTAAGTTTCTTATAAATGGCAAATTTCGACTCAAACACatacaacaactgtcatattcctgacttggtacaggaatgtagaaaatggtggattgaacctggtttaatagctagctaaacctctcaaaaGTGATTATTTGAATAAAGGTGACTTGTTTCGGCAAATTTTATGCTAAAATTTTAGTATACCTTTAGCTGTATGATCATAAAGCCAATGAGTCGACCAAAACGAATTTTTCTCAGAATGTGTTCGTCAAGTCGATAAAACTTCATGTATGATGTCTACTCTTTCGTTACTAAATGTCAATGTATTCCTTCATAAAGAATGAAATAGGGATACCATTATGGAAAGCAAGATTTAAAAGTGAAATCTTTAAAAGCAAAATTGTTCAGTTGGTATGAATAAGATTCTCAACAAGTCAGTCTCATTAAATGTGCAAAtttattaacaattttaaaaacgtTTCCACTGCAATAAAAAATTCATTATCACCATTGATCTAGTAGAAATATTAACTTTTTGTAATCTCAAACTACTGCATGTGTTAAAAATAAAGACGAGGTTCACAAAGCATCCAATAAATCCTGTtgtatttcattttctaaaattcAACGATAGACTGTCATTTTGCGCAGAAAGATAACTTTATATATTTCTGTTATCAATATGATGATATTTTCGTTTTATAGCATTTCTTATAGAGCAAAGTAATTGTATCAAACAGGTACGGTATACGccagtttttttgttgttgacttctACGCAAAAGTTGCCAATGTTTTCTTTAGTCGCCAATCActatcaaatttcttttttttctttttttatcaatattcaatTATTAGTATAAGTACTTTttaaatacaaacagacaattaCCGAATGTGCGAGGCGGCTATTGTGAAAATCGAGTTATAACGTATCGACGATACATGTATAACCGGAAAGTGCAATATATAATTAATTCGTCGTCAAAATAATTTGTCAGGTTAGGTAACATATCTTCATGTGGCCTGTTCCTTTCTAAACCAGCACGAAACAATCAACTAAGTTCGTCGGtcttttaaacaagcaggattcTTATTGATATCAAATCTAATTATTCTCATGTCTGTTTCCGAAATGCGCGCACATTTGTCAAATGACTTTTGATTTAAGCCCACCCATCCATCTATCGCTGTAAATCTTTTCTTGCCTATTTAAAACTACCATAAGGGAGAATAGTATCACTGGTGATGTCTCAATTTCAAAGCTTTGTTGTCTAGATCTGATACAATGACTGAATGGCATTAAACCTTATAACATACGAAGGAGCAATCAAAAATTAGAAAGTAATATAACACCAATCGCGAACAAAAACAGTTGAAGAGACAAACATTAATCCACATAACTGTACACCGCATTTTAAACATATACCCCGAAGGAATAATATTTCATACAATACGTTTTACATCAATTGCATTGCTGTAAAAGGACGTCAATAAATCATAACCCCTAATGAAACATTGAACATGATATGTATTGTTGAATGTCATATATCTATCAGGGGAAGAATTTATAAACCATTTTTACATGTCACCTTTTTCATGATTGAATTTGagaaaagtaagaaaataaaacggggcaataataaacaaaaatacgaAATCCTCGAAATACTATACAGAATAATAATTCTTGAAAGCACCATGAAGCCTTTAAAACTACAGGTTAACAAGCACTTCAGAAGGTAGGGAAATTGTAAAGTGTTATACACTCCATTTGAGATTATTGAAGCGAAGAGATGAGAAGGGATTGTAATTAACATCTTTTTCGTAAGTTGTCTTAATATTAGTGCACAACCCTGATAACTCACTGGTGGTACATGATCACGTGAACACAATGAAAACAATGCCTTATAAGTTCCATGCGTCATAGGTAATTTTCTGGCTGAATTGATTTTTATCAGAAGCGCTGAAAGCTGAATATTAAAAGctaatgatgtataaataccgaaacagttgaagattTATATGACCAACAATGTCCTTGAATTAATGGCCTAATCCATACATCTTTAAACATAGGGTAAAAAATATCATCTACCTGGTTTTGTTAATCCTTTacggtttttttatttaatccatcaattttattattcaaccTTTAAAAATTGATTAACTGTTCAAAATTATGTcttcaatttcaaaaacattCGTTTCAATAAGGAAACGAGATTCATGTAGGCGggtatatatattattgttttatttttgtgtttaacACATTAAAGGATACGTCTTCAGGTAGAAATTATAACAATGATGGTCATGAAAATTACGGTTTTACCTTAATttgatacaagaagatgtggtattagtgtcaATGAGACACTCTCGTTCCAAGCCCCAATTtgtaaagtaaaacattataggtcaaagtacggcctttaacactaTTTTATTGTAAATCTACCTTTAATAATCTATGAAGATGACGTATGATAATTTCTTCTATTTCCGAATCAGCCAGACCTTTATAACATTCATTGACAGCTTTGTTATTATCCATAGCATCCGTCCATTCGTTGTCGTACAATTCGCCGTACTTCTCACTGATTTTCATTGGCCTATTTGGATCTCCAAGATCCGTAATTGATGGATTGCCTTTTGTCAATTTCTCTCCAGCAACACTGctaagtctttaaaaaaaatacacttaagatacaaaaataaatgacaataacattttatacatgttcaggtaaaaatgaaaaataggaATAGGAATTGTTCTTTTACCAAAATATGTTTATGTTGTATTTATTATGCATTATCTACGTATTGTTATCCAATACagtttatcggtaatttgtacatgTTTCCATTAATCTTACTGCCTGCTATTTGTTAGGACTATGGACAGGACTTGGTACTcgaaaatataagaaaatgacGACACTTATCAGTGCAGCAACGTCTCATGTTATGTCCATCCGCATTCATTAATCAATGGACGCTCACGACTTCATTCACATAACCGAACATATATCACGATGTTTAGTACGCATACAAATAGTTTTACCTCTGTATTAATTTTATTCCCTGTTTTCAACACACAAAAAACTATGTTGCTTAGACTTTTTATACTGACTTTATTGGCTTGTATATGAGCTCGCATTAACGGGATCTATTGATATTCTTGCTGCGCAAGCTCTGTGTCAAGTTACGGTTTGTTATGCTTTATTTGATATAGATACCTTTTGGCCTATTTTCAATAGCAATAAAATGCAATTATTCGATTGTTTTACTATATTAATGTTTCTAAATTATCACTTCAACACTACTAGTGCTGTCATCGGTTAACCGTCGGAAGGTCCGAATATCGAATACcaaaaaacgctaaccggttttAAAACCGGACCTTTTTTTAATTCTAGTAGAATTGATATCAATGTGTACTGAAATCATTGataattttgttgtatttcaaAATTGTGCAGTATATTGATTGCTTTTGTTaatcaaaagtacaaaaaaataattaaaagttagACAACTTGTCTATCAGCTCGGGGCATGATATTAAGTAAGCATAATTAGCATACATGTCTTTTCAAACAGTCATTTTTGAAATCAGTAATCCGATTAAATTTCACGATTTACTTCACCATTTAATTTTTGATCTAATATTGCGTAGACCTACATCTGAAGGTGCAACCTCAATCTTGCAAggctttgtcatactttaaacgaaatgccTACTcacaaattgtgaaatgcaaatcaAAATGATCCAATATTGCGTAGACCTACATATGAAGGTGCAACCTCCATCGTGCAAggctttgtcatactttaaacgaaatgccTACTccaaaattgtgaaatgcaaatcaACGTGTACGTATTTAGTATATACTTGATGGCCAAAGTTCGTCAGGAATCCACACAAACAAGTCTTATAATGCCAGAAGACAAacttgctgttgtctgttctatggtcgagttgttgtctctttgacacattcaccattttcattctcaattttatttaatttatcgtattataaaaacgtaCATTTCAAGAGTGCTATAGATAAGGCCTACAAACATTAAcctaaactaccggttaaccggttaatcggtcgaacgattaccCAAGTAACCGGTTAGTCAAAACTGTACAATTTGACAACACTGAAAAATACACATATCAGACCACAACATGTTAACATATAACTAAGAAACTCAATAATTTAGCTAAAAAATTCTTCCTctgtaatttgaatattatttaaatgtgaatgtcattgatttatttattttcacttGCATTATGTCAGGTGGAAATTATGTCACGTATAATCGGGACGAGAATGTAATAACAACAAATCGGTAGGTAATTTCTACGAAGTAGACCTGTATCACAGATacaatttattcgttcattgtgttaatacattttttattgagttaagccttccaattgatattttattgtgtgtttgtGTATGTTGTGATGTactactattgtttcagaaaatggAGAAAGTTTGGGACCatcaaaacgtttaatcccgctgtaaTTGTTTGCACTTGTCTTAAGTCAGAAAttttatgttcagtggttgtcgtttgtttatatggttaataagtgtttcttgtttctcgtttttatatagattataccgttggatTTCCTGTTTGATAGGTTTTACACTaatatttttggggccctttatagcttgctgtttggtgtgtaccaaggctctgtgttgaaggccgtaccttgaacTATGattaattacttttataaattgttacttggatggagagatgtgtcattggcactcataccacatcttcccataACAATCTGgacaaaggtaaaaaaaaaatgtcgctAATGAACACGATGGAATATTTGataaagacacacatttttacaTTTAACAGCCTACTTAAATACCCTTCAGATAGGTGTCTCAATGGTTTTCGAACATCCAGAGAACATTGGACTCTAGTTGCACGAGGAATTGAATCAGATGTCCTATTTCCGATCGTAATGTTTTTGCGAATTTCCATATCTCGCACCACGAAATGGACACCTCACTTTAGAATGAGTTTTACGCTATGAATAGGAGAGATTTAGAATTTACTATATTTCTATCTCCCAGTCAAACACTGGGCGTTTAATGATTTTCATTGTATTAACATGAGTGTATAAAGCATCACCTGATTACGGTAATGAAATCATTAAGGAATGTAACTTAACTGATTATTATAGTATGTTATGGTCAAATAATTTAAGATTGAACACTGTTGATCCAGCAAAAGAAGAAGCTATATTTAACGCAACCGGTTCTCACTAAGTGTAAGTAAGATGTGAACCAACTTCAAAATGACCTGGTATATTAAGTTCAATGGATTATATGCGAACATACCATTAACTTACGTTTTAAATTGTCATATCGGAGACATATAAGAAAAGCTAAAAGTGACGTTTCAGAATACTGctaaatcattataataaatcagGACAACAACCCGCAAAATCAGTCAAAATCTTATTTTTGTAGTATTAAACTTTGTTGtacaatttcaaagagatccatagACCTGTTCTCAGGTTATTGTCTGGGAACCAAATATCTTCAGACGACGACGACCACGACGACGATTCCGAAGCTGACAATGTCATAACATGGAACGGACCATACATTTTGTGGTTGTATAATTTTTCGGTTGTATGAATAGCTAAATATATTGATCCATAGTATTCCTATATTTAAGCAAAACATAGGCGAATGTCGATACTTGCAATagagaacaaaataaaaaattgaagatTTAACACAAAAACTGTACCAATGAATATCAATGAAAAGTATTTCCACAGTTATAAATTATACCTTGTTTGCAACTCATCTTTCTCACATCTTACTGTTGAAATAATTTCCTCTTGGTTTTGAATTAATCCTTTTTGTTGTGCATTCATCCTCTGAAGGTCTAATACAGTTTTTTGCATTTGCTTAAGATGACTTTGCAATTCGTGGATTGCATGTTTTCTATGAAAAGGAAATGATTTTAAACTTAAAGATACATTTCAAATGTATGGTATGCTAGGTTTTGTAAGTGCCGTTTTGCATCTTAATTGAAGCTTTGTAATactaaaaatgtgtttgatcCAAAAGTTATAAATCTGCTAATATAAATTAAGACAAAGGGTAACAGTCTTTCGGAATTCAACGACAGATAGAACAATGCTAAATTGGGGAAAGTAAAATGTTTGTTTGGAAAATCATTCAACGATTAAGTATTGGAAAATCATTCAACGATTAAGTATTGGAAAATCATTCAACGATTAAGTATTGGAAAATCATTCAAAGATTAAGTATTGGAAAATCATTCAACGATTAAGTATTGGAAAATAATTCAACGATTAAGTATTGGAAAATCATTCAATGGTGGttaaataatatcaataattaaaacaaaataaggtACTTTCAAGaagtaaaaaaataagttttaaaaaacttttgttttttgtatttttcttgctATTTTACAGTTACGTACAATTGAAATGTTGAACAATGATAGTCAAATTTGGCCAAATTGAGTAGATATAGGGCGCAATAAGATATAATAATACGAGAAACATGTGAAATCTCTGCTATGTGGATCAGGTTATTAACTTGTTCCTGTTCTGTGGTCCAGATAGTTTGCTCTAGCAGACGCACAAGTAATTTTGATTATGACAACTAAAAGTTCCTCAATTGATGAATATTGCATTCATGAAATAAATGTCATAAATTATTCTGAAAATTTACCCTAAAAAGAACATCTCTAGtatatttgtatctatcaactgacaTATGTTTTCATAATAGGCTGTGATTTCGTAGTCATCTTTGACACGGATATTCGATAAAGGCCCAGCCTGTCGTTATTGCGTTCGTAAATCTTTCAAAGAGATCATTTAAACTTTGAAGTTCAAATTTTGAAGTAGACATTTTAtctaaattatatatttcaagtgACCATCATTGTCTATACCCAGATGTAGGTCAATGAATGATGTGAACAACCTCATActtgcacttttttttaattttat contains:
- the LOC139484063 gene encoding uncharacterized protein → MSAAVENINKSVAEKQKQIIVIQEDRDNKKHAIHELQSHLKQMQKTVLDLQRMNAQQKGLIQNQEEIISTVRCEKDELQTRLSSVAGEKLTKGNPSITDLGDPNRPMKISEKYGELYDNEWTDAMDNNKAVNECYKGLADSEIEEIIIRHLHRLLKCCYKECLAKSDEQIQTLGKAFAETMCLTIDSEEEILSLPVCKEASMFRRAKSVDFANFLFENKILCQNVMDDWNYKYKNEKVMGLLMSSSFFEKCVYICWSMAIQDPVMYLDGDVPAETQIDKNTYKEFVKSGNTVAFVVWPALFLHKDGPLLYKGVVQAYWK